The Salvia splendens isolate huo1 unplaced genomic scaffold, SspV2 ctg779, whole genome shotgun sequence genome has a window encoding:
- the LOC121791327 gene encoding leucine-rich repeat receptor-like serine/threonine-protein kinase RGI4, with product MPVFRWPLLLLLLAFFSPVSSLNPQGQALLAWRRTFNASVDALRGWSPDHATPCSWFGISCNSKNEVVAINLKYIDLLGNVLSDFTPLRTLNELVLCGTNLSGPIPPTVGELQQLKLLDLSDNSLTGKIPDSICTLQKLEQLHLNSNRLEGSIPVEIGNLAALTELTLFDNQLVGGIPASIGTMKQLAVIRAGGNKNLGGALPQEIGNCSNLALLGLAETSISGFLPPSLGQLKKLQTLAIYTTLLSGQIPPELGDCTELRNIYLYENSLAGSIPVQLGKLQKLENLLLWQNSLVGTIPPELGNCSRLLVIDASMNSLTGEIPESFGNLSLLQELQLSVNQISGKIPSQLGSCTALNLIELDNNQLSGSIPAEFGNLRNLSLLFLWQNRLQGNIPPSLSNCQNLEAVDLSQNELTGPIPSGIFDLQNLNKLLLLANNLSGPIPPAIGNCSSLIRFRANDNKLTGNVPPEIGKLKSLNFFDLGSNRLSGIIPPEISGCRNLTFLDLHSNSISGSLPENLDHLVALQFLDVSDNMIGGTLSSSLGSLISLTKLVLGVNRFLGSIPSELGSCSKLQLLDLSSNELEGTIPASLGKIPALEIALNLSWNRLSGGIPKEFTSLDRLGVLDVSHNQLSGDLHYLADLQNLVALNVSHNNFSGRVPDTPFFSKLPLSVLAGNPELCVTGSACAADKGGATRHGKGARVAMVVLLCTACILLLTALYLILGGNIRSCGSRNGDVDNEDDVELAAPWEVTVYQKLDLSITDVAKCLTPVNVLGHGRTGVVYRALTSGGLTIAVKRFQSSEKCSASAFSSEIATLARIRHRNIVRLLGWAANRKTKLLLYDYLPNGTLGALLHDRQGERVEWDTRFKIALGVAEGLAYLHHDCAPPILHRDVKTHNILLGDRYEPCLADFGLARFMDGENAGSFSAHPQLAGSYGYFAPEYASMVKITEKIDVYSYGVVLLEIITGKKPVDPSFPDGQHVVQWVRNHLKSKQDPVDIIDQSLRGLPDTQIQEMLQALGIALLCTSNRPDDRPAMKDVVALLKEIKHEPVAGADQAHKPTARSPKGSEIPTSYSSSSVTSSQLLLLQGSSNCSLAYSSSTNYNK from the exons ATGCCTGTTTTTCGATGGCCTCTGCTTCTCCTTCTCCTCGCATTCTTTTCCCCCGTTTCCAGCCTTAACCCTCAGGGCCAAGCCCTCCTCGCGTGGCGGCGGACCTTCAACGCCTCCGTCGACGCGCTCAGAGGCTGGAGCCCTGACCACGCCACCCCGTGCTCGTGGTTTGGGATCTCCTGCAATTCTAAGAATGAGGTTGTGGCGATCAATTTGAAGTATATTGACCTCCTCGGGAATGTATTATCTGATTTTACCCCGTTGAGGACTTTGAACGAACTGGTTCTGTGCGGGACTAATCTCAGTGGCCCAATTCCGCCGACAGTTGGCGAGCTTCAGCAATTGAAGTTGCTAGATTTGAGCGATAATTCATTAACCGGGAAGATTCCTGATTCAATTTGCACTCTGCAGAAGCTGGAGCAGCTCCATCTCAATAGCAACAGGCTTGAGGGTTCGATTCCGGTTGAAATCGGTAACCTCGCCGCGTTAACGGAGCTGACACTCTTCGATAACCAGCTCGTCGGCGGAATTCCGGCGAGCATTGGGACGATGAAGCAGCTGGCAGTGATAAGAGCAGGCGGGAATAAGAACCTCGGTGGGGCTTTACCTCAGGAGATCGGAAACTGCTCGAATTTAGCCTTGTTGGGATTGGCGGAGACCAGCATTTCCGGATTCCTGCCGCCATCGCTGGGGCAGTTGAAGAAGCTGCAAACGCTGGCCATCTACACCACCCTCCTCTCAGGGCAAATCCCGCCGGAGCTAGGCGACTGCACCGAGCTTCGCAACATTTATTTATACGAAAACTCGCTAGCGGGATCGATTCCTGTTCAATTGGGGAAGCTGCAGAAGCTGGAGAATCTCCTGCTATGGCAGAACAGTTTGGTCGGAACCATCCCTCCGGAGCTCGGAAACTGCAGCAGATTGCTCGTGATCGACGCCTCGATGAATTCGCTAACCGGCGAGATCCCGGAGTCGTTCGGGAATTTGAGCTTGTTGCAGGAGCTGCAGCTCAGCGTGAACCAGATTTCCGGCAAGATTCCAAGCCAGCTCGGCAGCTGCACCGCGctgaatcttattgagctcgatAACAACCAATTATCCGGCAGCATTCCGGCGGAGTTCGGCAATTTGCGGAATTTGAGCCTGCTGTTTCTATGGCAGAATCGTCTGCAGGGAAACATTCCGCCGTCTTTATCCAACTGTCAAAACCTCGAAGCCGTTGACCTGTCGCAGAACGAGTTGACAGGTCCGATTCCGAGTGGAATATTCGATTTGCAGAATCTTAATAAGCTCTTGCTACTGGCTAACAATCTCTCCGGTCCCATTCCACCGGCGATCGGGAACTGTTCGTCGTTAATTCGGTTCCGCGCCAATGATAATAAGCTGACCGGAAATGTGCCGCCGGAGATTGGGAAGCTGAAGAGTTTGAATTTCTTCGATCTTGGATCGAATAGGCTGTCGGGGATCATTCCGCCGGAGATTTCTGGATGCCGGAATCTCACgtttcttgatcttcattcgaATTCTATATCAGGGAGTTTGCCGGAGAATTTGGATCATCTTGTTGCTTTACAGTTTCTAGATGTCTCGGATAATATGATCGGAGGTACGTTGAGTTCGAGCTTGGGCTCGTTGATCTCACTGACGAAGCTGGTTCTCGGGGTGAACCGGTTTTTGGGGTCGATTCCGAGCGAGTTGGGATCGTGTTCGAAGCTGCAGTTGCTGGATTTGAGCAGCAATGAGCTTGAGGGGACGATTCCGGCGAGTTTGGGGAAGATTCCAGCGCTTGAGATCGCGCTGAATCTGAGTTGGAACCGGCTCTCCGGTGGGATACCGAAGGAGTTCACGTCATTGGACCGGCTCGGGGTGTTGGATGTCTCTCACAACCAGCTCTCCGGCGACCTTCACTACCTTGCTGATCTTCAGAATCTCGTTGCACTCAATGTCTCCCACAACAACTTCTCCGGCCGCGTCCCGGACACACCGTTCTTCTCCAAGCTCCCGCTCAGCGTCCTCGCTGGAAACCCGGAGCTCTGCGTCACTGGCAGTGCATGCGCAGCCGACAAGGGTGGTGCCACCAGGCACGGGAAGGGGGCGAGGGTGGCCATGGTGGTGCTGCTCTGCACAGCGTGCATATTGCTGCTGACCGCTCTCTACTTGATCCTTGGTGGCAATATCCGGTCCTGTGGGTCCCGCAATGGCGACGTGGACAACGAGGATGATGTGGAGTTGGCAGCCCCATGGGAGGTCACTGTCTACCAGAAGCTTGACTTGTCAATCACTGACGTGGCCAAGTGCTTGACACCTGTCAACGTGCTCGGCCACGGCCGGACCGGGGTGGTCTACCGGGCTTTGACTTCGGGTGGGCTCACCATCGCGGTCAAGAGATTCCAGTCTTCAGAGAAGTGCTCGGCCTCTGCATTCTCGTCAGAGATCGCGACACTAGCCCGCATCCGGCATCGGAACATCGTTAGGCTGCTTGGGTGGGCCGCGAACCGGAAGACCAAGCTATTGTTGTACGATTATCTTCCTAACGGCACATTAGGGGCGTTACTGCACGACAGACAAGGGGAGCGGGTCGAGTGGGACACTCGGTTCAAGATAGCGTTGGGGGTCGCTGAGGGCCTCGCTTACCTGCACCATGACTGCGCACCGCCAATCCTCCACCGCGACGTCAAGACGCATAACATTCTACTCGGGGATCGGTACGAGCCGTGCTTGGCTGATTTTGGACTAGCAAGGTTTATGGATGGTGAAAATGCTGGCTCATTTTCAGCACACCCCCAACTTGCTGGATCATATGGTTACTTTGCTCCAG AGTATGCTTCCATGGTGAAAATAACGGAGAAGATCGATGTCTACAGCTACGGCGTCGTCCTACTAGAGATCATAACTGGCAAGAAGCCAGTCGACCCTTCGTTCCCGGACGGCCAGCACGTTGTCCAATGGGTACGCAACCACCTGAAGAGCAAACAGGACCCGGTCGACATAATAGACCAAAGTCTTCGAGGCCTCCCGGACACACAAATCCAAGAGATGCTCCAAGCCCTCGGAATCGCCCTTCTCTGCACGAGCAACCGGCCTGATGACCGCCCTGCCATGAAAGACGTGGTTGCCCTTTTGAAAGAGATCAAGCACGAGCCCGTGGCAGGAGCTGACCAAGCCCACAAGCCCACAGCTAGGTCGCCTAAAGGGTCCGAGATCCCCACCTCATACTCGTCCTCATCAGTGACCTCGTCTCAGCTGCTGCTGCTCCAAGGATCATCTAATTGCTCCCTGGCTTACTCCTCTTCCACAAACTACAACAAATGA